The proteins below come from a single Candidatus Margulisiibacteriota bacterium genomic window:
- a CDS encoding heavy metal translocating P-type ATPase produces the protein MCETCGAEKQTANPSRPGLKYFCLFSGTAFFLAGLFLQLDNTARLLVFLASYILIGGEVVWQAIKNIPRGQIFDENFLMSLASIGAFTIGEYPEAAAVMLFYQIGESFQERAVARSRQAITTLMDIRPDFAVLPGGEKVDPADVPVGAVIIVRPGEKIPLDGAVIEGRSTLDVSALTGESLPREVSAGSEVLSGSVNQSGLLTIRVDKVFGESTVSKILRLVENAEQKKAPVENFITKFARYYTPAVVGAAALLAVLPPLFISGAAFTDWLYRALTFLVVSCPCALVVSVPLSFFAGIGTASQNGILVKGGNYLDALNDAGTVVFDKTGTLTRGVFSVTQVRPADGWTAEKLLETAAHAELHSNHPIAVSIRQAYGKKPDGARVTQLAEIAGQGLKIKLDGKTVLAGNAKMLAQENVPLPDKALFGAPDGTVIYLAVDQKFAGAIAIADEIKPDSRQAVTELSKLGKDIVLLTGDNQNTARQIAAALGINKVYAELLPQEKVEQLEALAQSGGKTIFVGDGINDAPALAASAVGVAMGGVGSDAAIEAADIVLMTDEPSKLPTAMWIARITRRIVWQNIIFALGIKAAILLLSALGRAGMWFAVFGDVGVCFLAILNALRIMLVKPRKN, from the coding sequence ATGTGCGAAACTTGCGGCGCGGAAAAACAAACAGCTAACCCCTCAAGGCCTGGACTAAAATATTTCTGCCTCTTCAGCGGCACGGCGTTTTTTCTGGCCGGACTGTTTCTCCAGCTGGACAATACCGCGCGCTTGCTGGTGTTTCTGGCCAGCTACATTTTAATCGGCGGAGAAGTTGTCTGGCAGGCCATCAAGAACATTCCGCGCGGCCAGATTTTTGACGAAAATTTTTTGATGAGTCTGGCCAGCATCGGCGCGTTCACGATCGGCGAGTATCCCGAAGCCGCGGCCGTTATGCTTTTTTATCAGATCGGCGAGAGTTTTCAGGAGCGGGCGGTCGCGCGGTCGCGTCAGGCCATCACCACGCTTATGGATATTCGGCCGGATTTTGCCGTGCTGCCCGGCGGGGAAAAAGTTGATCCGGCGGATGTGCCGGTCGGCGCGGTTATTATTGTCCGGCCGGGCGAAAAAATCCCGCTGGACGGCGCTGTCATAGAAGGCCGCTCCACGCTGGATGTATCCGCGCTCACCGGCGAATCCCTGCCCCGCGAGGTATCTGCCGGCAGCGAAGTTTTATCCGGCTCGGTCAATCAAAGCGGCCTGCTGACTATCCGTGTGGACAAAGTATTCGGCGAATCCACGGTCAGCAAAATTCTGCGTCTGGTGGAAAACGCCGAGCAGAAAAAAGCGCCGGTGGAGAATTTCATCACCAAATTCGCGCGTTATTACACGCCGGCCGTGGTCGGCGCGGCCGCGCTGCTGGCTGTCCTGCCGCCGTTATTTATCAGCGGCGCGGCGTTTACCGATTGGCTGTACCGCGCGCTGACTTTTTTGGTCGTGTCCTGTCCCTGCGCGCTGGTTGTTTCCGTGCCGCTGTCGTTTTTTGCCGGCATCGGCACGGCCTCGCAAAACGGTATTTTGGTCAAAGGCGGCAATTATCTCGACGCGCTCAATGACGCCGGGACTGTGGTGTTCGACAAAACCGGCACTTTGACCAGAGGAGTTTTTTCCGTGACGCAGGTCCGGCCGGCGGACGGCTGGACGGCGGAAAAACTGCTGGAAACCGCCGCGCACGCCGAGCTACATTCCAATCACCCAATCGCCGTTTCGATACGGCAGGCTTACGGAAAAAAACCGGACGGCGCCCGCGTGACCCAGCTTGCGGAAATTGCCGGACAGGGGCTTAAAATAAAACTGGATGGAAAAACGGTCTTGGCCGGCAACGCCAAAATGCTGGCGCAGGAAAATGTGCCGCTGCCAGACAAGGCCCTTTTCGGCGCGCCGGACGGCACGGTCATTTATCTGGCCGTAGACCAAAAATTCGCCGGCGCTATAGCTATCGCCGATGAAATAAAGCCGGACAGCCGACAGGCCGTCACGGAATTAAGCAAACTTGGCAAAGACATTGTGCTGCTCACCGGCGACAATCAAAACACCGCGCGGCAGATCGCCGCCGCGCTTGGCATAAACAAAGTTTACGCGGAATTATTGCCGCAGGAAAAAGTCGAGCAGCTGGAAGCGTTAGCCCAAAGCGGCGGCAAAACGATCTTTGTCGGCGACGGCATCAATGACGCGCCGGCGCTGGCCGCCAGCGCTGTGGGCGTAGCTATGGGTGGTGTCGGTTCGGACGCAGCCATCGAAGCGGCGGATATTGTGTTAATGACCGACGAGCCGTCCAAACTGCCCACAGCAATGTGGATCGCGCGGATCACACGGCGCATCGTCTGGCAAAATATTATTTTTGCGCTGGGCATCAAAGCGGCAATTTTGCTGCTGAGCGCGCTGGGACGGGCCGGCATGTGGTTCGCGGTTTTCGGCGATGTCGGCGTTTGTTTTCTGGCGATCCTGAACGCGCTGCGTATTATGCTCGTGAAGCCCCGGAAAAATTAA
- the eno gene encoding phosphopyruvate hydratase, with protein MCKATTIVEIKGREVLDSRGNPTVEVEVLLANGALGRAIVPSGASTGSREALELRDGDKKRYLGKGVQKAVHNVNTLIAKKVLGLDALDQLTVDSAMLKLDGTPFKKKLGANAILGVSLATARAAAAALEVPLYRYLGGTYTNELPVPMMNIINGGAHADNNIDFQEFMIVPAGAATFKEALRTGVEVFHHLKKVLKSQGLNTAVGDEGGFAPNLKSNEEAIRVIIEAIQAAGYKPGKDVFIALDVASSEFYDARKKKYLLESENKELTSEQFAQYLGRLADIYPIISIEDGMAEGDWDGWKYLTNKLGGRIQLVGDDLFVTNVKILAEGIKKGIANSILIKVNQIGSLSETFAAVQMAQKAGYTAVISHRSGESEDSTIADIAVALNAGQIKTGSASRTDRIAKYNQLLRIEEELGSNAVYSGIKSFKNL; from the coding sequence ATGTGCAAGGCAACAACAATAGTAGAGATCAAAGGCCGCGAGGTGCTGGACAGCCGCGGCAATCCGACCGTGGAAGTCGAAGTCCTTTTGGCCAACGGAGCTTTAGGCCGCGCGATAGTTCCGTCTGGCGCGTCGACTGGCTCGCGCGAGGCTCTAGAGCTGCGCGACGGTGACAAAAAACGCTATCTGGGCAAAGGCGTGCAAAAAGCCGTGCATAACGTCAACACGCTCATCGCCAAAAAAGTACTCGGCCTCGACGCGCTCGATCAATTGACCGTCGACAGCGCTATGCTCAAACTGGACGGCACGCCTTTCAAGAAAAAACTGGGCGCCAACGCGATACTCGGCGTTTCGCTGGCTACGGCCAGAGCCGCCGCCGCCGCGCTGGAAGTACCGCTGTACCGCTATCTGGGCGGCACGTATACCAATGAGTTGCCAGTGCCGATGATGAATATCATCAACGGCGGTGCGCACGCGGACAACAACATCGATTTTCAGGAATTCATGATCGTACCGGCCGGCGCGGCGACATTCAAAGAAGCTCTGCGCACTGGCGTGGAAGTTTTTCACCATTTGAAAAAGGTGCTGAAAAGTCAGGGGCTGAACACCGCGGTCGGCGACGAAGGCGGTTTTGCGCCAAATTTAAAATCCAACGAGGAAGCGATCCGCGTGATCATTGAGGCGATCCAGGCCGCCGGTTATAAACCGGGCAAAGATGTTTTCATCGCGCTCGATGTGGCTTCCAGCGAATTTTACGACGCCAGGAAAAAGAAATATTTGCTGGAAAGTGAAAACAAAGAGCTGACTTCCGAGCAATTCGCCCAGTATCTCGGTCGTCTAGCGGATATCTATCCGATCATATCTATAGAAGACGGCATGGCCGAAGGCGACTGGGACGGCTGGAAATATCTGACCAACAAACTGGGCGGCCGGATCCAGCTGGTCGGCGATGATCTTTTTGTGACCAACGTAAAAATTTTGGCCGAGGGCATCAAAAAAGGTATCGCTAATTCTATTCTCATCAAGGTCAATCAGATCGGCTCTTTGAGCGAAACTTTTGCGGCCGTGCAAATGGCGCAAAAGGCCGGCTACACCGCGGTCATTTCGCACCGTTCGGGCGAATCCGAAGACTCGACGATTGCCGACATCGCCGTGGCGCTCAACGCCGGCCAGATCAAGACCGGCTCGGCCTCGCGCACCGACCGCATTGCCAAGTACAATCAGCTGCTACGCATCGAGGAAGAGCTGGGCAGCAACGCGGTGTACAGCGGGATCAAGTCCTTTAAAAATCTCTAA
- a CDS encoding shikimate kinase yields MNLILIGFMGSGKTSTGRILAKQLGYKFLDTDQVVEQKNGLTCAKIFEQRGEEFFRKQETAALQELHGLDSAVIATGGGIVLSADNRDLLKKLGIVVYLKTEPAEILKRVADDVTRPLLPQENKLAEIQNLLAVRQPLYLAAAQAVVETYTGLPEKTAAEILKMLKLEPLCRP; encoded by the coding sequence ATGAACCTAATCCTGATCGGATTCATGGGCAGCGGCAAAACTTCTACTGGCCGGATTTTGGCCAAACAACTCGGCTACAAATTTCTCGACACCGACCAGGTCGTCGAACAAAAAAACGGCCTGACCTGCGCTAAAATATTTGAACAGCGCGGAGAGGAATTTTTCCGCAAACAGGAAACGGCGGCGCTCCAAGAACTGCACGGTCTGGACAGCGCGGTCATCGCCACAGGCGGCGGCATTGTTTTGTCCGCAGACAATCGGGATCTTTTAAAAAAACTCGGCATTGTAGTTTATTTAAAAACCGAACCGGCTGAGATATTGAAGCGCGTGGCAGATGACGTGACGCGGCCGCTACTGCCCCAAGAAAACAAATTGGCGGAAATCCAAAACCTGCTGGCCGTGCGGCAACCGCTGTATCTGGCCGCCGCGCAAGCCGTCGTCGAAACCTACACCGGACTACCCGAAAAAACCGCCGCCGAAATTTTAAAAATGTTAAAATTGGAGCCGTTATGCCGTCCGTAG
- a CDS encoding metalloregulator ArsR/SmtB family transcription factor gives MSAQLFNHSNDAVCDCCVIHKQLVHKVRRSLPDENSLLELADLLRVFGDSTRVRIISALLHAELCVCDIAALLGMTKSAISHQLRVLRQTKLVKHRKAGKIVYYSLDDKHVSAIFKLGLAHVRERK, from the coding sequence ATGAGTGCTCAATTATTCAATCATAGCAATGACGCGGTGTGCGATTGCTGCGTCATTCATAAACAGCTGGTGCACAAAGTGCGCCGGTCGCTGCCAGACGAAAATTCTTTGCTGGAGCTGGCCGATCTGCTCAGAGTGTTTGGCGACTCGACGCGGGTCAGGATCATCAGCGCCCTGCTACACGCCGAGTTGTGCGTCTGCGATATCGCCGCGCTGCTCGGCATGACCAAATCGGCTATCTCGCACCAATTAAGAGTTTTGCGCCAGACCAAGCTGGTCAAGCACCGTAAAGCAGGCAAAATCGTTTATTACTCTCTGGATGATAAGCATGTCAGCGCCATTTTCAAACTGGGACTGGCGCATGTCCGCGAAAGGAAATAA